In Pedobacter heparinus DSM 2366, the following are encoded in one genomic region:
- a CDS encoding cell division ATP-binding protein FtsE, giving the protein MTGSTVINLKNVDVFQQKHLVLSNVNLNIDKGEFVFLIGQTGSGKSSLLKIIYGDLHIGNGEGQIAGFDLKKLGNKEVPFLRRKLGIVFQDFQLLTDRTVEKNLEFVLKATGWTDKNLITERIKDVLEKVGLRSKIKKMPHELSGGEQQRVVIARALLNNPEIILADEPTGNLDPDTSEEIVMLLKQISQSGTAVLMATHDYHIIRTFPSRIIKCESGIVHEDAQIV; this is encoded by the coding sequence ATGACAGGAAGCACAGTTATAAATTTAAAGAATGTAGATGTATTTCAGCAAAAACATCTCGTTTTGTCGAACGTTAATTTGAATATTGACAAAGGGGAGTTTGTTTTTTTAATCGGACAAACGGGTTCCGGAAAAAGCAGCTTGCTCAAGATCATTTACGGTGATCTGCATATTGGCAACGGTGAGGGACAGATTGCGGGCTTTGACCTGAAAAAACTAGGCAATAAAGAAGTACCCTTTTTACGTAGAAAACTAGGCATTGTGTTCCAGGACTTTCAATTACTGACGGACAGGACTGTTGAAAAGAATCTGGAGTTTGTGCTTAAAGCAACCGGCTGGACCGATAAAAACCTCATCACCGAACGGATCAAGGATGTACTGGAAAAGGTTGGCCTGCGCTCCAAGATCAAAAAAATGCCCCACGAACTTTCCGGTGGCGAACAGCAACGTGTAGTAATTGCCCGTGCCCTGCTCAACAATCCGGAGATCATCCTTGCCGATGAGCCTACAGGAAACCTGGATCCTGATACTTCAGAAGAAATTGTAATGCTGTTAAAGCAGATCAGTCAGAGCGGAACAGCCGTTTTAATGGCCACTCACGATTACCACATCATCCGTACATTCCCTTCCCGCATCATCAAATGCGAAAGTGGGATTGTCCATGAAGATGCACAGATTGTTTAG
- a CDS encoding nucleotide exchange factor GrpE — MQNQDPAAPNAEDLLINVTEETQNEGAETAAQATDENTVEISAEEKLQQENAALNDKYLRLFAEFDNYKRRTQKERIELLQTAGKDVIISLLPVLDDFDRANKAMETATDVNSVKEGVNLVHSKLKGILAQKGLKEIESIDTAFDTDNHEAITKIPAPNEEMKGKVIDELEKGYTLNDKVIRFAKVVVGS, encoded by the coding sequence ATGCAAAATCAGGACCCTGCAGCACCTAATGCTGAAGATCTGTTGATAAATGTTACAGAAGAAACGCAAAACGAAGGCGCTGAAACAGCTGCCCAAGCTACTGACGAAAATACAGTCGAAATTTCCGCAGAAGAAAAACTGCAACAGGAAAATGCTGCTTTGAATGATAAATATCTGCGTTTATTTGCAGAATTTGACAATTACAAACGCCGTACGCAAAAAGAACGCATAGAATTGCTGCAAACTGCAGGTAAGGATGTGATCATTTCTTTATTACCTGTACTGGATGATTTTGACCGTGCCAATAAAGCCATGGAAACTGCTACTGATGTAAATTCGGTAAAAGAAGGTGTTAATCTGGTACATAGCAAATTAAAAGGCATACTGGCCCAGAAAGGACTGAAAGAAATAGAAAGTATCGATACCGCTTTTGATACGGATAACCACGAAGCCATTACTAAAATACCTGCTCCAAATGAGGAAATGAAGGGGAAAGTAATAGATGAATTAGAAAAAGGATATACCTTAAACGACAAAGTGATCCGCTTTGCCAAAGTAGTAGTAGGTAGTTAA
- a CDS encoding acyl-CoA reductase, which translates to MPILNSEKLIIALKKLSDFMIDPDQEFKNLIQSAANSNAWFTTAEVERALKALHKMLNQEDLEVWFKDIKVNNTPKKVGLILAGNIPLVGFHDVISVLSTGNIALIKLSSSDDKLLPALLKHLVAIEPLLTERIVYVERLKDFDAVIATGSNNTSRYFDFYFGKGPNIIRKNRNSIAIIDGKESREQLAQLGHDIFDYFGLGCRNVSKLYIPEGYDIKHFFEPIEPFKEIINHFKYNNNYDYNKSIYLVNLKAHFDNGFLLLTEGESLSSPLAVLYFEYYNNISELEEKLRKETAHIQCIVSNLPLKLDTPVLGFGQSQNPKLWDYADNVNTVAFLNTI; encoded by the coding sequence ATGCCAATCCTTAATAGCGAAAAACTAATTATTGCATTAAAAAAACTTAGCGACTTTATGATTGATCCCGATCAGGAGTTCAAAAATCTCATCCAATCGGCCGCAAACAGCAATGCATGGTTTACCACAGCCGAAGTAGAAAGGGCATTGAAAGCTTTACACAAAATGCTAAACCAGGAAGACCTTGAAGTATGGTTTAAGGACATTAAAGTAAATAACACACCTAAAAAAGTGGGATTAATATTGGCAGGAAATATCCCGCTGGTTGGTTTTCACGATGTGATTTCAGTACTGTCTACAGGAAACATTGCTTTAATTAAGCTTTCCTCTTCGGATGATAAGCTGTTACCTGCATTGTTGAAACATCTGGTTGCCATTGAACCCCTGCTTACTGAGCGTATTGTTTATGTAGAGCGACTGAAAGATTTTGATGCCGTAATTGCTACCGGCAGCAACAATACTTCAAGGTATTTTGATTTTTATTTTGGTAAAGGCCCCAACATCATCAGAAAAAACAGGAACAGTATCGCCATAATTGATGGAAAAGAAAGCCGCGAACAATTGGCGCAGCTGGGGCACGATATATTCGATTATTTTGGTTTAGGTTGCAGAAATGTATCAAAGCTCTATATCCCTGAAGGATATGACATTAAACACTTTTTCGAGCCTATCGAACCCTTCAAGGAAATCATCAATCATTTCAAATACAACAACAATTACGATTACAATAAATCTATTTACCTGGTCAACCTGAAAGCCCATTTCGACAATGGCTTTTTGTTGCTGACTGAAGGTGAAAGCCTCTCCTCGCCACTCGCCGTTTTATATTTTGAATATTATAACAACATCAGCGAACTGGAAGAAAAGTTAAGAAAAGAAACAGCACATATTCAGTGTATAGTAAGTAACCTGCCTTTAAAACTGGATACACCTGTATTGGGATTTGGACAAAGCCAAAACCCTAAGTTATGGGATTATGCAGATAATGTGAATACCGTAGCTTTTTTAAACACAATTTAA
- a CDS encoding gliding motility-associated C-terminal domain-containing protein, whose protein sequence is MLTWIVNSSIAQTCVGSLGDPVVNNDFGRGAANYGPALINSTTYNFVGTGTPSDGSYTITKTTAGMHVGNWHQIRNHTPNDPDGYMMIVNANDVPGVFYEAEVPVDLCPNTTYEFAAWVINLLTYSGKKPNLTFSILSLNNQPLATPYNTGDITEGSATDWKQYGFLFSTTGNVNRVKIRITNNGPGGNGNDIALDDITFRACGPKLTPSVNLASLTTQHLCEGESKDYSFKVEVEGSTTLQYQWQLNTGNGWNDIPNETGTALSVKFVQALKGTYQYRLAAAEPVNFNTASCRTLSLPITVQVNPLPVPVLPNVATFCVGDQIALNLTAVPGATYLWTGPNSYHSTEPSPVINDAALQMQGLYKVTITSPANCTAEGQTLIQIVPRPVAVVLPVAPICQGNAVQLNASGGTSYSWSPSTGLSDANAANPMATPKLTTTYTVTVSNGACEASAAVTLIVNENATAYAGADKKILEGQQTTLDGVVGDNSNFFWSPAEGLDDPYKLIPIAAPTRDITYTLNAISKFGCSSAADQVLVKVYKTVIVPNSFSPNGDGINDLWNITAIETYANSNVKIMNRYGRLLFESSGYEKPWNGKYKNEDLPSGVYYYVIHLNPELKPLTGSLMLIR, encoded by the coding sequence GTGTTAACATGGATCGTCAATAGCAGCATCGCACAGACCTGTGTGGGTTCTTTAGGTGATCCTGTTGTAAATAACGACTTTGGCCGGGGAGCTGCAAACTATGGCCCTGCTTTAATCAACAGTACCACTTATAATTTTGTAGGTACCGGTACCCCTAGTGATGGAAGTTACACCATTACAAAAACAACGGCAGGCATGCATGTAGGAAACTGGCACCAGATCCGCAACCATACACCTAATGATCCCGATGGTTATATGATGATTGTGAATGCAAATGATGTTCCGGGTGTATTTTATGAGGCTGAAGTACCGGTAGACCTTTGTCCGAACACGACATACGAATTTGCGGCATGGGTAATTAATCTGCTTACCTACAGTGGCAAAAAACCGAACCTTACATTTTCCATACTTAGCCTCAACAACCAGCCGCTGGCCACACCTTATAATACCGGCGACATCACAGAGGGCAGCGCTACAGACTGGAAACAATATGGATTTTTATTTAGTACTACAGGAAATGTGAACCGGGTAAAAATCAGGATTACCAATAACGGACCTGGCGGAAACGGGAACGATATTGCTTTAGATGACATCACCTTCAGGGCTTGCGGACCCAAATTAACCCCATCGGTCAATCTCGCAAGTTTAACCACGCAGCATCTATGTGAAGGTGAAAGCAAAGATTACAGTTTTAAGGTTGAAGTAGAGGGCTCAACTACACTTCAGTACCAATGGCAGTTAAATACAGGGAACGGATGGAATGACATCCCCAATGAAACGGGTACAGCCCTCAGTGTTAAGTTTGTCCAGGCCCTAAAGGGAACCTATCAATATCGCCTCGCCGCAGCCGAACCGGTCAACTTCAATACGGCCTCCTGCCGAACTTTGTCATTGCCCATCACAGTTCAGGTAAACCCACTACCTGTCCCTGTTTTACCCAACGTGGCCACTTTTTGTGTTGGCGATCAGATTGCATTGAATTTAACTGCTGTTCCAGGGGCTACTTATTTATGGACAGGGCCAAACAGTTATCATTCTACTGAGCCATCGCCGGTTATCAATGATGCCGCTCTACAAATGCAGGGCCTTTATAAGGTAACCATAACCTCTCCTGCCAATTGTACTGCAGAGGGTCAGACCTTAATACAAATCGTACCCCGCCCTGTTGCTGTTGTTTTGCCTGTTGCCCCTATATGCCAGGGTAATGCCGTACAACTGAATGCTTCCGGCGGAACCAGCTACAGCTGGTCGCCATCTACCGGCCTGTCCGATGCAAATGCAGCCAATCCGATGGCCACCCCTAAGCTCACTACAACTTATACCGTTACAGTTTCCAATGGGGCTTGTGAAGCCAGCGCAGCTGTTACCCTTATTGTAAATGAAAATGCAACTGCTTATGCCGGTGCCGACAAAAAAATCCTTGAGGGACAGCAGACTACTTTAGATGGAGTTGTGGGCGATAATTCAAATTTTTTCTGGTCGCCCGCCGAAGGCCTGGATGATCCTTATAAGCTCATCCCGATAGCCGCTCCAACCAGGGATATTACCTACACGCTCAATGCCATTTCCAAATTCGGCTGCAGCAGTGCTGCTGACCAGGTATTGGTAAAAGTATATAAAACGGTAATTGTACCCAATTCCTTTAGCCCCAACGGAGATGGTATCAACGACCTCTGGAACATTACTGCAATTGAAACCTATGCCAATTCAAATGTAAAAATAATGAACCGGTACGGTCGTCTCCTTTTCGAGAGTTCCGGCTATGAAAAACCCTGGAACGGGAAATACAAAAATGAAGACCTGCCATCAGGCGTTTATTATTATGTTATTCATTTAAATCCGGAACTTAAACCCCTTACCGGTTCATTAATGCTGATCAGATAA